In one window of Camelina sativa cultivar DH55 chromosome 15, Cs, whole genome shotgun sequence DNA:
- the LOC104748670 gene encoding uncharacterized protein LOC104748670 isoform X1, which translates to MNAERESIRKSSFSLSSAISPLNNLVEARIGLLQLEVSTIGSEIDALKNKEGLLRSVYKPNGRAEQGNKVHFDSPVFLMFLLMQPIKVAWFG; encoded by the exons ATGAATGCTGAACGGGAATCGATTCGCAAAagcagcttctctctctcatctgCAATATCACCTCTTAACAATCTCGTGGAG gCAAGGATTGGTCTTCTTCAGCTTGAAGTTTCTACTATTGGCAGTGAGATTGATGCTCTTAAG aacaagGAAGGATTACTCAG ATCAGTTTATAAGCCAAATGGAAGAGCTGAACAAGGAAATAAGGTTCACTTTGATTCTCCTgtatttttaatgtttctgcTGATGCAACCCATCAAAGTTGCTTGGTTTGGGTAA
- the LOC104748670 gene encoding uncharacterized protein LOC104748670 isoform X3 has product MNAERESIRKSSFSLSSAISPLNNLVEARIGLLQLEVSTIGSEIDALKNKEGLLRSVYKPNGRAEQGNKLLRIDTELIQKLLRDNDK; this is encoded by the exons ATGAATGCTGAACGGGAATCGATTCGCAAAagcagcttctctctctcatctgCAATATCACCTCTTAACAATCTCGTGGAG gCAAGGATTGGTCTTCTTCAGCTTGAAGTTTCTACTATTGGCAGTGAGATTGATGCTCTTAAG aacaagGAAGGATTACTCAG ATCAGTTTATAAGCCAAATGGAAGAGCTGAACAAGGAAATAAG CTTTTGAGGATAGACACGGAGCTGATTCAGAAGCTATTAAGAGATAATGACAAGTGA
- the LOC104748670 gene encoding uncharacterized protein LOC104748670 isoform X2, protein MNAERESIRKSSFSLSSAISPLNNLVEARIGLLQLEVSTIGSEIDALKNKEGLLRDQFISQMEELNKEIREFQKKVESSLSNDDRPITASE, encoded by the exons ATGAATGCTGAACGGGAATCGATTCGCAAAagcagcttctctctctcatctgCAATATCACCTCTTAACAATCTCGTGGAG gCAAGGATTGGTCTTCTTCAGCTTGAAGTTTCTACTATTGGCAGTGAGATTGATGCTCTTAAG aacaagGAAGGATTACTCAG AGATCAGTTTATAAGCCAAATGGAAGAGCTGAACAAGGAAATAAG GGAGTTTCAGAAAAAAGTAGAATCAAGTTTGAGTAATGATGATAGACCCATTACAGCAAGCGAGTAG